The proteins below are encoded in one region of Telopea speciosissima isolate NSW1024214 ecotype Mountain lineage chromosome 10, Tspe_v1, whole genome shotgun sequence:
- the LOC122641449 gene encoding ABC transporter I family member 1 — protein sequence MPLRMPPLPRLLLNNVSCMRNAQMVLKHINVSVHDGTALVLTGANGAGKSTFLRMLAGFSKPSAGEILWNGHDITNSGVFQQYKLQLNWLSLKDAVKEKLTVLENVQWFEVLEGKSGKALPSLELMGLGRLANEKSRMLSMGQRKRLQLARLLAIDRPIWLLDEPSVALDTEGVKLLEYIIAEHRKKGGIVFVATHLPIEIEDPMVLRLPQRFPRRKTMIDLLD from the coding sequence ATGCCACTCCGAATGCCACCGCTCCCAAGGCTCCTCCTCAACAATGTCTCCTGCATGCGAAACGCCCAAATGGTCCTCAAACACATCAATGTCTCTGTCCACGATGGCACAGCCTTGGTCCTAACGGGCGCAAATGGCGCTGGCAAATCCACATTCCTTCGCATGCTTGCGGGCTTTTCAAAACCTTCAGCAGGGGAGATCCTCTGGAACGGCCATGACATCACCAACTCAGGTGTGTTCCAACAGTACAAGCTCCAGCTCAACTGGCTTTCCCTCAAGGATGCTGTGAAAGAAAAGCTCACTGTCCTCGAAAATGTCCAGTGGTTTGAAGTCCTCGAAGGCAAGTCTGGCAAGGCCTTGCCTTCTCTTGAGCTCATGGGTCTCGGCAGGCTTGCCAACGAGAAGTCAAGGATGCTTTCGATGGGGCAGCGTAAGCGGCTTCAGCTCGCGAGGTTGCTTGCAATCGATCGACCCATTTGGCTGCTGGATGAGCCTTCGGTGGCTTTGGATACTGAAGGGGTGAAGCTGCTTGAGTACATCATCGCTGAGCATCGAAAGAAGGGAGGTATTGTGTTTGTGGCGACTCATTTGCCTATTGAGATTGAAGATCCGATGGTTTTGAGGTTGCCGCAGAGATTCCCGCGACGGAAAACCATGATTGATCTGCTCGATTGA